A single window of Halobacillus naozhouensis DNA harbors:
- a CDS encoding dihydroxy-acid dehydratase, whose product MGKKGEIKSPRINNSVNPYRDNVQGKANEPITVAGLLDRAKQLLGYTEVESDWTLGEIYNRLHENAPRIAIIGGSSDHPAHILDMETVSRAAIKIWQEGGVPFYFSTPVLCDGTAQSNMGMSYSLQSRNAIAEMVVNQMEAHSYHGAFVIQGCDKQPLGVLSGLALLDRVRRLRGEAPVFATFAPSHVLKGGEIPQDLQEDLKSVAEKASQMGEQNIADDLYDALSYILQCSSNTQFQGVLTRAVESGIINSKRHNYFEKRLAVNTCDAAGGICAFHGTGNSSRDVMAGLGLAHPNLEILTEPPTQEQLNPAIESLFSIVNRPECSVAELVGANMKNAICIHSSGGGSSNLMMHIVGAMIYAGYEFSLWDVEKIHQLNPIPDLFNYSLTEGRDIFALAQQCCSGDIRGTETLFYELMENGVPMDVDALTVTGQTWKERLSNTEGLSADGVKENPIILSQPRRNFSGVDVLSGNFFESAVVKISGMPTHQLDQFDEKISFVLYFENEEEANEQLLNDKLLSELRDEKAFPQEHLRQMWEYNSPDTYSESSPLTYNQLFDRMVEDETLKLSVIIAGQGPEAFGMPEMFTPMQHINANRQLRRLAILISDGRYSGVSYGAAIGHMTPESYHGGGVLYLQQGDVLHLRFRSRRIELLDHHQFNKGEIEYYQGELNEDREELGKQRKSVMKKRQKTVAASNRFIGCTDAAEGVVPLAVKEDADIPFTVEGKTESRVVK is encoded by the coding sequence ATGGGAAAAAAAGGAGAAATCAAATCACCAAGGATTAACAATTCCGTTAATCCTTACCGAGACAATGTCCAAGGTAAAGCCAACGAACCGATTACGGTGGCTGGATTACTGGATCGCGCGAAGCAGCTTCTCGGCTACACTGAGGTAGAATCTGATTGGACACTAGGGGAAATTTATAATCGACTACATGAGAATGCACCAAGGATAGCTATTATTGGAGGATCGTCTGACCATCCTGCCCATATTTTAGACATGGAGACCGTCTCAAGGGCAGCCATTAAGATCTGGCAGGAAGGCGGAGTTCCATTTTACTTCAGTACACCGGTACTATGCGATGGAACCGCGCAAAGTAATATGGGAATGTCATATTCTCTCCAGAGCCGCAATGCGATTGCTGAGATGGTCGTTAATCAGATGGAGGCTCATAGTTATCATGGTGCTTTCGTTATTCAGGGGTGTGATAAGCAGCCGCTGGGTGTATTAAGTGGACTAGCACTACTTGATCGGGTCCGCCGTTTACGTGGGGAAGCGCCGGTATTTGCCACTTTTGCTCCATCACATGTGTTAAAAGGTGGAGAAATCCCGCAAGATTTACAGGAGGATCTAAAGTCGGTTGCGGAAAAAGCTTCACAAATGGGGGAGCAAAATATTGCCGATGATTTGTACGACGCCCTAAGTTACATTTTACAATGCAGCTCGAATACGCAGTTTCAAGGTGTTTTAACTCGTGCTGTTGAAAGCGGTATCATCAACTCGAAGCGGCATAATTACTTTGAGAAAAGGCTCGCTGTTAATACTTGTGATGCAGCTGGCGGGATTTGTGCCTTTCACGGGACGGGTAATAGTTCACGGGACGTGATGGCGGGTCTCGGATTAGCTCATCCGAACTTAGAAATTTTAACAGAACCGCCTACCCAGGAGCAGTTGAATCCAGCAATTGAATCACTGTTTTCCATTGTGAACCGTCCTGAGTGCAGTGTTGCTGAGTTAGTCGGAGCTAATATGAAGAATGCGATTTGCATCCATAGTTCCGGTGGTGGGTCATCCAATTTAATGATGCACATTGTCGGGGCGATGATTTATGCAGGATATGAATTTAGCCTATGGGATGTTGAGAAAATCCATCAGCTGAATCCAATACCTGATTTGTTTAATTACAGTTTAACCGAGGGCAGAGATATTTTCGCTTTGGCCCAGCAATGTTGTTCCGGTGATATCAGAGGGACGGAGACACTTTTTTATGAATTAATGGAAAATGGAGTGCCGATGGATGTCGATGCACTGACCGTTACTGGACAGACATGGAAAGAAAGACTGAGCAACACAGAGGGATTGAGCGCAGATGGGGTAAAAGAAAATCCTATTATCTTAAGCCAACCGCGAAGGAACTTTAGTGGTGTTGATGTGTTAAGTGGTAATTTCTTTGAAAGCGCTGTCGTTAAAATTAGTGGAATGCCTACACATCAGCTGGATCAGTTTGATGAGAAGATTTCTTTCGTGCTTTATTTTGAGAATGAGGAAGAAGCGAATGAGCAGCTTCTCAATGACAAACTATTAAGTGAATTACGGGACGAGAAAGCCTTCCCGCAGGAGCACTTACGGCAGATGTGGGAATACAATAGTCCAGACACATACTCTGAATCGTCACCGTTAACCTATAATCAACTGTTTGACCGTATGGTGGAAGATGAAACCTTGAAGTTATCGGTTATTATCGCCGGGCAAGGTCCAGAGGCCTTTGGAATGCCGGAGATGTTTACACCCATGCAACATATTAATGCAAACCGCCAATTAAGACGCCTTGCTATTCTGATTAGCGATGGCCGGTATTCAGGAGTCTCTTATGGAGCTGCGATCGGGCATATGACACCGGAATCCTATCATGGCGGCGGAGTTTTATACTTGCAACAGGGGGATGTCCTCCATTTACGTTTTCGTTCAAGACGAATCGAATTGCTTGATCATCACCAATTTAATAAGGGAGAAATCGAGTACTATCAAGGTGAGTTGAACGAAGACAGGGAAGAACTTGGCAAGCAGAGAAAATCTGTAATGAAAAAACGCCAAAAGACAGTGGCCGCTTCTAATCGCTTTATAGGATGTACGGATGCAGCTGAAGGGGTAGTTCCGTTGGCTGTTAAGGAAGATGCCGATATTCCATTTACGGTAGAGGGCAAGACAGAATCTCGTGTTGTGAAGTAG
- the larB gene encoding nickel pincer cofactor biosynthesis protein LarB codes for MTKGQSIEMILEKVRLGELDIGQAASLLKSYEDLGFAKLDHHRQERTGFPEVVFGEGKTVEQLIVILKRLVKTNKSVLATRIAPEKAEVILQELPYFSYQATARALYSKTQELPLVRSNGYIAVVCAGTSDLAVAEEAAVTAEVFGCEVQRVYDVGVAGIHRLFENLDTIKSASASIVVAGMEGALASVLGGLVDHPVFAVPTSVGYGANFEGMSALLSMLNACAPGISVVNIDNGFGAGYNATLIQRITEKQVKV; via the coding sequence ATGACTAAGGGACAATCTATTGAAATGATATTAGAAAAAGTACGTTTGGGAGAACTCGATATTGGACAAGCTGCCTCGTTATTGAAATCGTATGAAGATCTTGGTTTTGCCAAACTTGATCATCACCGTCAGGAAAGAACAGGTTTCCCGGAAGTTGTGTTTGGTGAGGGAAAAACGGTTGAACAGCTTATCGTGATTTTAAAGCGATTGGTGAAAACAAATAAGAGTGTGCTGGCCACTCGTATAGCCCCAGAAAAAGCAGAGGTTATTTTACAAGAGCTCCCCTATTTCAGCTATCAAGCAACAGCTAGAGCCCTTTATTCAAAAACTCAGGAACTGCCTTTAGTGCGGTCAAATGGATATATTGCTGTGGTTTGTGCAGGAACATCAGATTTAGCTGTGGCAGAAGAAGCTGCGGTGACCGCTGAAGTATTCGGCTGTGAAGTACAACGTGTATATGATGTGGGGGTAGCGGGGATTCATCGGTTGTTTGAAAATCTTGACACCATTAAGAGTGCTTCGGCCTCTATTGTAGTGGCAGGAATGGAGGGAGCTTTAGCAAGTGTCTTAGGCGGTCTTGTTGATCACCCTGTATTTGCTGTACCGACGAGTGTTGGGTATGGGGCTAATTTTGAAGGGATGTCCGCTTTACTATCCATGCTGAATGCGTGTGCCCCTGGAATCAGTGTGGTCAATATCGATAATGGATTTGGAGCAGGTTACAATGCAACATTAATCCAGCGAATAACAGAAAAGCAGGTGAAGGTATGA
- a CDS encoding bifunctional 4-hydroxy-2-oxoglutarate aldolase/2-dehydro-3-deoxy-phosphogluconate aldolase — translation MSKLDQMLSSKIVAVIRKVEPEKVKPLVQALVKGGVTGIEVTMDSDDSLRLIEELKAEHGDQAVIGAGTVMNKNEAKNAIAAGADFIFAPILDQETIQFTKEQGVIMIPGVFTPTEIHQADLWGADMVKVFPASVVGPQFIKDARGPLGHISMMPTGGVNLGNIESFMKAGAVAVGVGGSLVNKSLIGQENWRELEKLAKEYVESVQL, via the coding sequence ATGAGTAAGCTAGATCAGATGCTATCGTCAAAAATTGTCGCTGTGATCCGGAAGGTCGAACCAGAAAAAGTGAAGCCGCTCGTGCAGGCGTTAGTCAAAGGTGGAGTCACCGGCATTGAAGTGACAATGGATTCCGATGATTCACTCCGACTCATTGAAGAGCTGAAAGCGGAGCATGGAGACCAAGCGGTGATCGGCGCCGGCACCGTAATGAACAAGAATGAAGCAAAAAATGCGATTGCTGCAGGTGCTGATTTCATTTTTGCCCCGATTCTTGATCAAGAGACGATCCAGTTCACCAAAGAACAAGGCGTCATCATGATTCCAGGTGTATTCACACCAACAGAAATCCATCAAGCTGATCTCTGGGGCGCCGATATGGTGAAGGTCTTCCCGGCCAGTGTCGTCGGACCGCAATTCATCAAAGATGCCAGAGGGCCACTCGGTCATATTTCAATGATGCCGACAGGCGGAGTTAATCTGGGTAATATCGAGTCCTTTATGAAAGCTGGGGCTGTTGCGGTGGGAGTCGGAGGATCGCTCGTCAATAAATCATTGATCGGACAGGAGAATTGGCGGGAATTAGAAAAGCTCGCCAAGGAGTATGTAGAGAGCGTTCAGTTATAA
- a CDS encoding LacI family DNA-binding transcriptional regulator encodes MKTVTISDVATHAKVSKSTVSHYLNRRYDSMRENTKQRIEEAIETLGYQPNIVARSLKLKSTRSIGVIVANILHNFTTEVVRAIEDACISSDYHTIICNADDDPLKEKHYIEMLRAKQVDGLIIFPTGNNRDLYQQMLNARYPVVFLDRTVEDISIPSILLDNLQASKLAVEHFVEQGYRRIGIITTSIINHITPRIERIKGYEKAMSEQGLPIIDNYVRTSKSTDIQQAMADLLKLDEPPQAILAGNDLVLIEILKYVKQHGLRIPEDLAVIGIDDVSFASFYTPAITTIAQPTFEIGKRGAEALLKKINQKDVEDYGNFRFEPELKIRDSV; translated from the coding sequence ATGAAAACGGTAACGATATCAGATGTTGCTACTCATGCGAAAGTATCGAAGAGCACAGTATCTCATTATTTGAATAGACGGTACGACTCCATGAGGGAAAACACGAAGCAACGAATTGAAGAAGCCATCGAAACACTCGGTTATCAGCCGAATATCGTCGCGCGTAGTTTAAAACTGAAATCGACGAGGTCAATTGGCGTCATCGTCGCCAATATCCTTCATAATTTTACAACAGAGGTCGTACGCGCTATTGAAGATGCTTGCATCAGTTCCGACTATCACACGATTATTTGTAATGCAGATGACGACCCGCTCAAAGAAAAGCATTATATTGAAATGCTGCGAGCGAAACAGGTTGATGGCTTGATCATCTTCCCGACAGGCAACAACCGGGATTTATATCAGCAGATGTTGAACGCGCGTTACCCGGTCGTTTTTCTAGACCGGACGGTAGAAGATATCTCAATTCCATCGATATTGCTAGATAATCTTCAAGCATCCAAACTCGCGGTTGAACACTTCGTTGAACAAGGTTATCGCCGGATCGGCATCATCACGACATCGATCATTAATCATATTACTCCACGGATTGAACGGATCAAAGGGTATGAAAAAGCAATGAGCGAACAAGGATTACCGATCATCGATAATTATGTGCGAACTTCAAAATCGACGGACATCCAACAGGCCATGGCAGATTTACTGAAATTGGATGAACCGCCTCAAGCTATCCTGGCTGGAAACGACCTGGTCCTAATCGAAATCTTGAAATATGTTAAACAACATGGGTTGCGGATCCCTGAGGACCTGGCTGTGATTGGGATTGATGATGTATCCTTCGCCAGCTTCTACACTCCTGCTATCACTACTATCGCCCAGCCGACCTTTGAGATCGGAAAAAGGGGAGCGGAGGCGTTGTTGAAAAAAATTAACCAAAAGGACGTGGAAGATTACGGCAACTTCCGCTTCGAACCAGAATTGAAGATCAGAGATTCCGTGTAG
- the larC gene encoding nickel pincer cofactor biosynthesis protein LarC — protein MKTLYFDCFSGISGDMTIGALVDAGVAPDIIELELRKLDIESEYRLEWTKVVKNDISATKFDVHLTEEQRTEDSHHHHRHHADIVHMIKSAGFEDKVRDTALSIFEKIGRAEAKIHDIPFEKVHFHEVGAIDSIVDIVGTAIALEQLGVNQIISSPIPTGSGKIHIDHGIYPVPAPATMEILKGIPLQQTEVKGELTTPTGAGIIAALVQSFGAVPSIKVDTVGYGAGTKDFQDHPNVLRVMIGETY, from the coding sequence ATGAAAACATTATATTTCGATTGTTTTTCAGGAATCAGCGGAGATATGACGATAGGAGCTTTAGTCGATGCAGGGGTTGCCCCAGACATCATTGAGCTGGAGTTAAGAAAACTTGATATTGAATCAGAGTATCGACTAGAGTGGACGAAGGTTGTGAAGAACGACATTTCCGCCACAAAGTTTGATGTTCACCTTACTGAAGAACAACGTACTGAGGACAGCCATCATCATCACAGACACCATGCGGATATTGTCCACATGATTAAATCTGCCGGCTTCGAAGACAAGGTGAGAGATACGGCATTGAGTATTTTTGAGAAAATAGGTCGGGCAGAAGCTAAAATACATGACATTCCATTTGAAAAAGTTCATTTTCACGAGGTAGGGGCAATTGATTCCATTGTTGATATTGTCGGTACAGCTATCGCCCTTGAACAGTTAGGAGTAAATCAGATTATCTCTTCACCTATACCAACAGGTAGCGGCAAAATCCATATCGACCATGGAATTTATCCAGTACCGGCTCCGGCGACGATGGAAATATTAAAAGGTATTCCCCTGCAGCAAACTGAAGTGAAAGGAGAGCTCACAACACCAACGGGTGCCGGGATAATTGCTGCACTTGTTCAGTCATTCGGAGCGGTTCCGTCGATTAAGGTAGACACTGTAGGCTATGGAGCGGGAACGAAAGATTTTCAAGATCATCCCAATGTCCTTCGGGTCATGATCGGGGAAACGTACTAA
- the larC gene encoding nickel insertion protein, whose translation MLKIEVNLDDIPGEWLGHVMDLLLEAGVNDVFYLPIYMKKNRPGVMMQILAERGKLGEVRSILFQETTTLGIRYFPVSVHRLERRFYKVSTTWGEVSVKEGRYGGEVVQRAPEYEDCRKISAQHNIPLKNVYQEVWSNM comes from the coding sequence ATGCTGAAAATTGAAGTAAACCTCGATGATATTCCTGGTGAGTGGCTGGGACATGTGATGGATTTACTGTTGGAAGCGGGAGTGAATGATGTATTTTACCTTCCGATTTACATGAAAAAGAACCGGCCTGGTGTGATGATGCAAATTTTAGCGGAACGAGGGAAACTTGGCGAAGTGAGGAGCATTTTATTTCAGGAAACGACAACACTTGGGATTCGGTACTTCCCTGTCTCCGTGCATCGTTTGGAGCGGCGATTTTATAAAGTGTCCACAACATGGGGGGAAGTTTCAGTAAAAGAAGGGCGGTACGGTGGTGAAGTTGTTCAGAGGGCTCCTGAATATGAAGATTGTCGAAAAATATCTGCACAACACAATATTCCTTTAAAAAACGTTTATCAAGAGGTATGGAGCAATATGTAA
- a CDS encoding aldo/keto reductase: MGKSIPEITLNDGVTLPVIGLGTYKLNGNEGVHAINSAIDQGYRLIDTAYNYENEGTVGEAVRRSSIPREELKITSKLPGRYQEYDKALTTIQESLYRANLDYYDLYLIHWPNPKQGLYVEAWQALIDAKKWGLIRSIGVCNFLPEHMERLEKKTGVIPSINQIELHPFFNQEQQRAWHEENNVKTESWSPLARANDVLQNETIRKIAENHNKTISQVILRWHYQLGSIPIPKSSSPQRQIENLSIFDFSLDEAEMNMIAELTRPDGRIKDQDPAIYEEF; this comes from the coding sequence ATGGGTAAATCAATCCCGGAGATTACGCTTAATGATGGTGTAACTTTGCCGGTTATAGGTTTGGGTACATATAAACTTAATGGAAATGAAGGTGTCCATGCTATCAATAGTGCCATTGATCAAGGTTATCGGCTCATTGATACGGCCTATAATTATGAAAATGAAGGCACGGTAGGTGAAGCCGTTCGGCGCAGTTCGATTCCGAGGGAAGAATTAAAAATAACTTCCAAATTACCAGGACGTTATCAGGAATACGATAAAGCTCTCACTACCATTCAAGAATCTTTGTATCGCGCAAATCTGGATTATTATGATTTATATTTGATCCATTGGCCCAACCCTAAGCAAGGTCTCTATGTAGAAGCCTGGCAAGCATTAATTGACGCTAAAAAATGGGGACTCATCCGTTCGATTGGTGTTTGTAATTTCTTACCTGAACATATGGAGCGACTAGAAAAAAAAACCGGTGTAATACCGAGCATTAACCAAATCGAACTGCATCCATTTTTCAATCAGGAACAGCAAAGAGCATGGCACGAAGAGAACAACGTTAAAACAGAATCCTGGAGTCCGTTAGCTCGAGCCAATGACGTATTACAAAATGAAACGATTAGAAAGATTGCTGAGAATCATAACAAGACGATTTCGCAAGTTATTTTGCGTTGGCACTATCAACTGGGGAGCATTCCCATTCCTAAATCCTCATCTCCTCAACGTCAAATCGAAAATCTATCCATTTTTGATTTTTCACTAGACGAGGCCGAAATGAATATGATTGCAGAATTGACTCGCCCGGATGGCAGAATTAAAGATCAAGACCCTGCTATTTATGAAGAGTTTTAA
- a CDS encoding sulfite exporter TauE/SafE family protein — MEVSFLSILLFGFLLGIKHSLEPDHVIAVSNIASETKTLRRSSITGVSWGVGHTFTLLIIGLTVIMMKVQIAEVWAMSFEFLVGLMLIYLGIKGLFAYRSAHVQKDSGNMTVMKSFVIGFVHGLAGSAAMILLTASTVSSVWEGAVYILVFGLGTVAGMLLFTTIIGVPFVLSAGRKRLNRTLTGATGFISMGFGLYYVYNLGITEGLFKLWMS, encoded by the coding sequence ATGGAAGTCAGTTTCCTATCTATCTTGTTATTTGGTTTTTTGTTAGGGATAAAGCATTCGTTAGAACCAGATCATGTGATTGCTGTTTCAAACATCGCCAGTGAGACCAAAACGTTAAGACGTTCATCAATTACAGGGGTGAGTTGGGGTGTTGGTCACACGTTTACCCTGCTCATTATTGGGTTGACTGTCATCATGATGAAGGTTCAAATTGCTGAAGTCTGGGCGATGTCCTTTGAGTTTCTCGTTGGTTTGATGCTGATTTATTTAGGAATTAAAGGATTGTTTGCATATCGAAGTGCTCATGTACAGAAAGATTCGGGAAATATGACAGTAATGAAATCATTTGTAATAGGCTTCGTTCATGGATTAGCCGGCAGTGCTGCGATGATTTTGTTAACGGCATCAACGGTATCAAGCGTCTGGGAAGGTGCTGTCTACATACTTGTGTTTGGTTTGGGTACGGTTGCCGGTATGCTGCTATTTACAACGATTATCGGGGTTCCTTTTGTTTTAAGCGCGGGCAGAAAACGCCTGAACAGAACGCTTACGGGAGCGACCGGATTTATAAGTATGGGTTTCGGTCTTTACTATGTTTATAATTTGGGCATTACGGAAGGCCTATTTAAGCTATGGATGAGCTAA